CCTGACTCGGCTTCTCGAGGTCGAGTGACACGACCCGCATGCGCGACTTCGCGCACAGAATTGCACACCTGCCGGACGAGCCCGCCCGGCACACGACGAGGAAAGGCCACGAGTGGCTGACCACTACGAAACACTGGGCGTCTCGCGCGACGCCTCGGCCGAGGACATCAAGAAGGCGTATCGGAAGCTCGCGCGTCAGCTGCATCCCGACGTCAACCCGAGTCCTGAGGCAGCGGAGACCTTCAAGAACGTCACCCACGCATACGATGTGCTCAGCGATGCCCAGCAGCGGGCCGAGTATGACGCTGGGGGCAGGAACCCCTTCGGCGGCGCAGGAGGCTTCGGCGGATTCGGGGATATCTTCGACACGTTCTTCGGCGGAGGAGGCGGCGGGCGAGGCCCCCGCTCTCGGCAGGAGCGAGGAGAAGATGCTCTTCTGCGTATTGAGGTCGATCTTGTGGACGTCATGTTCGGTACCACAAAGCAGGTCGAGGTCGATACCGCGGTGCTCTGCGAGACGTGTGAGGGATCCTGCTGTCAGCCGGGAACCTCTCCTGTGACGTGCGACATCTGCCATGGGACCGGTCAAGTGCAACGCACGGTTCGCTCCCTGCTCGGCAACGTCGTCACAGCGAGTCCGTGTGGTTCGTGCCGCGGATACGGCACCATCATCCCGAACCCGTGCGTGACCTGCCAGGGACAGGGTCGCGTGCGAGCCCGCCGTACCGTCTCGGTCGACATTCCCTCGGGCGTCGATACGGGACTGCGTCTGCAGATGCCGGGCAGCGGAGAAGTCGGGCAGGGAGGCGGTCCCTCCGGAGACCTGTATCTTGAGATCAAAGTGCGGCACGACGACGTCTTCAGCCGCAACGGCGATGACGTGCTCTGCACGCTTGAAGTATCGATGGCCGACGCGATTCTCGGAACAACAAGCACGATCAAGGCGCTCGACGGTGACGTGGATCTCGAGATCCGGCCTGGTGTGCAGAGCGGCGACGTTCTCGTGATCAAGAGCCGCGGCATCACAGGCCTGCGCAGCACGACCAGGGGTGACCTTCGCGTCGGAGTGCAGGTCGTCACGCCGCAGAAGCTCGATCACAAGGAGCGGGACCTGATCCGTTCGTTCGCTGAAAGGCGCCGAGAGCCGAACCCCAAACTCGCGCATTTCCAGCAAGGACTTTTCGCCAAGCTGCGTGACCGTTTTGTGAGCTGATGTGAGCAGCGTCTTTATCGATGAGGCGCTCGTCGACGCCACGCGCGGCGGGCTCCTGACGCTGACGGGCGCCGAGGCCAAGCACGCTGTCACCGTGACGAGAGTGCGCGTCGGCGAGCGGGTCCTGGTTGGCAACGGTCAGGGTCTTCTGGTGCGCTGCGTGGTCGAGACCGTGCAGACAGGCGAGGTGATCTTGAACGTCGAAGACGTCGCCACCGTCGACCAGCGTCACCCGCAGATCACGCTCGCGCAGGCTCTCGCGAAAGGAGACCGTGATGAGCGCGCTGTTCAGATGAGCACAGAGCTGGGGGTGACGTCGATCATCCCGTGGCAGGCGCGCCGCAGCGTTTCGCGGTGGGACTCTGCGAAGGCGTCGAAGGGAGTACAGCGCTGGCAGACGATCGCTCGCGAAGCGACGAAGCAATCGCTGCGAGCGCACATTCCGCAGGTGCGGCCCCTTGAGAGCCCGGTCACGCTGGCAGCCTATGCAGCAACTCAGCGGATGCTCGTGCTCGACCCCGAGGCAACAACGCCGCTCAGCAGCATCCGTCTCGATGATCGCCCGCTGCTTCTCGTGGTAGGACCGGAAGGCGGAATCGACGGGGCGGAGATGCGCCGTTTCGCGGATGCTGGAGCCGAACGCGTTCGCCTTGGTGCGAACGTTCTACGGACCTCGTCGGCCGGGCCAGCCGCCCTC
This DNA window, taken from Paramicrobacterium agarici, encodes the following:
- the dnaJ gene encoding molecular chaperone DnaJ, whose product is MADHYETLGVSRDASAEDIKKAYRKLARQLHPDVNPSPEAAETFKNVTHAYDVLSDAQQRAEYDAGGRNPFGGAGGFGGFGDIFDTFFGGGGGGRGPRSRQERGEDALLRIEVDLVDVMFGTTKQVEVDTAVLCETCEGSCCQPGTSPVTCDICHGTGQVQRTVRSLLGNVVTASPCGSCRGYGTIIPNPCVTCQGQGRVRARRTVSVDIPSGVDTGLRLQMPGSGEVGQGGGPSGDLYLEIKVRHDDVFSRNGDDVLCTLEVSMADAILGTTSTIKALDGDVDLEIRPGVQSGDVLVIKSRGITGLRSTTRGDLRVGVQVVTPQKLDHKERDLIRSFAERRREPNPKLAHFQQGLFAKLRDRFVS
- a CDS encoding 16S rRNA (uracil(1498)-N(3))-methyltransferase — encoded protein: MSSVFIDEALVDATRGGLLTLTGAEAKHAVTVTRVRVGERVLVGNGQGLLVRCVVETVQTGEVILNVEDVATVDQRHPQITLAQALAKGDRDERAVQMSTELGVTSIIPWQARRSVSRWDSAKASKGVQRWQTIAREATKQSLRAHIPQVRPLESPVTLAAYAATQRMLVLDPEATTPLSSIRLDDRPLLLVVGPEGGIDGAEMRRFADAGAERVRLGANVLRTSSAGPAALAVLNVISGHW